The Apium graveolens cultivar Ventura chromosome 11, ASM990537v1, whole genome shotgun sequence genome has a window encoding:
- the LOC141696918 gene encoding putative clathrin assembly protein At2g25430, which yields MSSSTIRKAIGAVKDQTSIGIAKVASNDAPELEVAIVKATSHDDDPADEKYIRRILQLTTYSRGYVSVCVSKLSKRLGKTRDWIVALKSLIVVHRLLNEGDLVFQQEIMFTTRKGTRLLNMSDFRDEVHSNSWDHSAFVRTFALYLDQRLEMIVYEKKLTGSGHGGEIQKWRSPQNNGAYEYGNYESRGEYGYGGQGMRRSRSFGDVKESEAEKKVETPLREMKPERIYGKMGHLQRLLDRFLSCRPTGLAKNNRMVLVALYSLVKESFKLYADICEVLAVLLDRFFEMEYHDCVKAFDAYTSAAKQIDELVSFYNWCKDMGLARSSEYPEVQLITGKLLETLEEFVRDRAKAMKSPERKVEPTPVVQEEEPVPDMNEIKALPAPETYTPPPPPEAPQPLKQQETAYLVDLREEVTTADDQGNKFALALFAGPAANTKNTNGNWEAFPSNGEPEVTSAWQNPAAESGKADWELALVETASNLSNQKAAMGGGLDPLLLNGMYDQGIVRQHVSSAQFGGGSASSVALPGMGKSATPVLALPAPDGTVQTVGGDPFAASLSIPPPSYVQMAEIEKKQQMLMQEQMVWQQYAREGMQGQTSLSKINGGGYYPPVMPYGMPPANGMGYPPPGYYYNQ from the coding sequence ATGAGTTCAAGTACAATTCGTAAAGCTATTGGAGCTGTCAAGGATCAAACTAGTATTGGCATAGCTAAAGTTGCTAGTAACGATGCACCAGAGCTAGAAGTAGCTATTGTTAAAGCTACAAGTCACGATGATGATCCAGCGGATGAGAAGTATATTCGTCGGATCTTACAGTTGACCACATATTCGAGGGGTTATGTCAGTGTTTGTGTGTCTAAATTGTCGAAGAGATTAGGGAAAACACGGGATTGGATTGTGGCTCTGAAGAGTTTGATTGTGGTTCATAGATTGTTAAATGAAGGGGATCTGGTGTTTCAACAGGAGATTATGTTTACGACAAGGAAGGGAACGAGGTTGTTGAACATGTCTGATTTTAGGGATGAGGTGCATTCCAATTCTTGGGATCATTCTGCTTTTGTCAGGACTTTTGCCTTGTATTTGGATCAGAGGCTTGAGATGATTGTGTATGAGAAAAAACTAACAGGGAGTGGCCATGGTGGAGAAATTCAAAAGTGGAGGTCACCTCAAAATAATGGGGCTTATGAGTATGGAAACTATGAATCGAGGGGAGAATATGGGTATGGGGGTCAGGGGATGAGGAGATCAAGGTCTTTTGGGGATGTTAAGGAAAGCGAAGCAGAAAAGAAAGTCGAGACCCCATTGAGAGAAATGAAGCCAGAGAGAATATATGGTAAGATGGGTCATCTGCAGAGGCTTTTGGACCGTTTTTTATCATGTAGACCGACAGGGTTGGCAAAGAATAACAGAATGGTATTAGTTGCACTGTATTCCCTTGTGAAAGAGAGTTTTAAGCTCTATGCTGATATTTGTGAGGTTTTGGCGGTGTTGCTTGATCGATTTTTTGAGATGGAATACCATGATTGCGTGAAGGCATTTGATGCTTATACAAGTGCAGCCAAGCAGATTGACGAGCTGGTCTCATTTTATAATTGGTGCAAGGATATGGGTTTGGCTAGATCATCAGAGTATCCTGAAGTGCAATTGATCACTGGGAAGTTGTTGGAGACTTTGGAGGAGTTTGTGAGGGACAGAGCAAAGGCAATGAAATCACCAGAGAGAAAAGTGGAACCTACCCCAGTggttcaagaggaagagccagTGCCAGATATGAATGAAATTAAAGCATTGCCCGCTCCAGAGACTTATACTCCTCCCCCACCTCCAGAGGCCCCACAGCCTCTGAAACAACAAGAGACTGCGTACTTAGTTGACCTGAGAGAGGAAGTGACAACTGCAGATGATCAAGGGAATAAGTTTGCATTAGCGTTATTTGCTGGGCCGGCAGCAAACACTAAGAATACAAATGGGAACTGGGAAGCATTTCCCTCAAATGGTGAACCAGAGGTTACTTCTGCTTGGCAGAATCCAGCCGCGGAAAGTGGCAAGGCAGACTGGGAACTGGCCTTGGTGGAAACAGCAAGCAATCTATCTAACCAAAAGGCTGCAATGGGCGGTGGACTTGATCCATTGCTTTTGAATGGCATGTATGATCAGGGAATAGTTAGGCAACATGTAAGCAGTGCCCAATTCGGCGGAGGCAGCGCTAGCAGCGTGGCTTTGCCTGGAATGGGGAAGAGTGCAACACCAGTGTTGGCTCTGCCTGCTCCAGATGGAACCGTTCAGACAGTTGGAGGAGATCCATTTGCTGCTTCGTTGAGCATTCCTCCTCCATCATATGTGCAGATGGCTGAGATAGAGAAAAAGCAGCAGATGCTTATGCAAGAACAGATGGTATGGCAACAGTATGCTAGAGAGGGAATGCAAGGTCAAACGAGTCTAAGCAAGATTAACGGTGGTGGATATTATCCGCCAGTAATGCCTTACGGAATGCCTCCTGCGAATGGGATGGGATATCCACCTCCAGGGTACTACTACAATCAATAG
- the LOC141696660 gene encoding glycosyltransferase BC10-like, translated as MSNVSLLPSQKSHRKIPKAMLAPNPISLLCALLLCLPLAVIFTTTTVPPPPPDSPPFTFQLPPTINKTRIVKHSLNNTHTSHIYKHVLNNTNTNSTHVHEHSLNQTKMFVRHDNNITVWDEDDESLSRLAARVNAEPPLGRPKKIAFMFLTNAPLPLAPLWELYFNKVPNNLYNIYIHADPSSRYHSPFKGVFTNRVIPSKPTRRYSPTLSAAARRLLSHALLNDTSNYMFALLSPSCIPLHSFNFTYKTLIKSRRSFIEILNHERGAYGRWVARGNTTMLPEVPFSHFRIGSQFFIVTRKHARIISNDTRIWSKFKLPCMTKYTYTCYPEENYFPTLMSMVDPVGCVPSTLTHVDWRGSHTGHPRTYNLSEVGPELIRTFRNATPRYDEEGMNGSDSSVSKRGHPFLFARKFAPESLTGLIDIAKDVIFKD; from the coding sequence ATGTCAAATGTTAGCCTTCTCCCCTCACAAAAGAGTCACCGAAAAATACCCAAAGCTATGTTAGCTCCAAATCCAATCTCTCTCCTTTGTGCCCTCCTCTTATGTTTACCTCTCGCCGTCATCTTCACCACCACCACCGTTCCACCGCCGCCGCCAGACTCGCCACCTTTTACATTTCAATTGCCACCTACAATAAACAAAACTCGTATAGTTAAACACTCCCTCAACAATACACacacatctcatatttacaaaCATGTCCTCAACAACACAAATACAAATTCAACTCATGTACATGAACACTCACTCAACCAGACAAAGATGTTTGTGAGACATGACAACAATATTACCGTGTGGGATGAGGATGATGAATCGCTGAGTCGGCTCGCTGCCCGAGTTAACGCGGAACCTCCACTAGGTAGGCCAAAAAAGATTGCCTTTATGTTCCTTACTAATGCACCACTCCCTCTTGCACCACTTTGGGAACTTTATTTTAACAAAGTACCCAATAATTTGTACAATATTTACATCCATGCCGACCCGAGTTCGCGATATCACTCGCCTTTTAAAGGAGTGTTTACTAACCGAGTCATTCCTTCTAAACCCACGCGCCGCTATTCTCCCACACTTTCCGCGGCGGCGCGTAGACTATTATCTCACGCGCTTCTTAACGATACATCAAATTACATGTTTGCCCTCCTCTCCCCCTCCTGCATTCCTCTTCATTCCTTCAACTTCACGTACAAAACCTTAATAAAGTCCCGTCGCAGCTTCATTGAGATTCTTAATCACGAACGCGGCGCGTATGGAAGATGGGTGGCGCGTGGCAACACCACCATGCTCCCGGAGGTCCCATTTTCACATTTCCGAATTGGGTCCCAGTTTTTTATTGTGACACGTAAACATGCAAGGATAATATCTAATGACACCAGGATATGGTCAAAGTTCAAACTACCATGCATGACTAAATACACGTACACGTGTTACCCGGAGGAGAATTACTTCCCTACACTGATGTCCATGGTGGACCCGGTAGGGTGCGTGCCTTCCACGCTTACACACGTCGACTGGAGGGGCAGTCACACAGGTCACCCCCGCACGTATAACTTGTCTGAAGTGGGGCCAGAATTAATCAGGACCTTCAGAAATGCAACGCCTAGATACGATGAAGAAGGAATGAACGGCTCAGATTCGTCAGTGAGCAAACGGGGTCACCCCTTCTTGTTTGCGAGAAAATTTGCGCCGGAAAGTCTAACGGGGTTGATAGATATAGCAAAGGACGTCATATTCAAGGACTGA